Proteins encoded by one window of Mesorhizobium sp. INR15:
- a CDS encoding SDR family NAD(P)-dependent oxidoreductase: MRLSGKRALLIGAATGIGRACVEDFARNGASLVIADINEAAMAEAVELARAQGVVAHGIACDVGDEASVRDAVAFAEKQLGGLDTLAFFAGLMRTGAIDTFEAATWDAIFNVNARGTFFAAKYGAAALRRAGGGSFITTSSLAGLRGAPGMTAYAAAKGAVIAFTTALAQELAPSNIRVNSVLPGWIDTPFNNPAIDHMGGARAHGEIVQRIVPLGRQGTPAEVAPMYTFLASEESRYITAKSMMVDGGMAH; encoded by the coding sequence ATGAGGCTTAGCGGGAAACGCGCGCTGCTGATCGGCGCGGCTACAGGCATCGGCCGTGCCTGTGTCGAGGATTTTGCCAGGAACGGTGCCAGCCTGGTCATCGCCGACATCAACGAAGCGGCGATGGCGGAAGCCGTCGAACTTGCCCGTGCCCAAGGCGTCGTCGCCCACGGTATCGCCTGCGACGTGGGTGACGAAGCCTCGGTTCGCGATGCGGTCGCTTTTGCTGAAAAGCAACTCGGCGGGCTCGACACGCTGGCATTTTTTGCCGGCCTGATGCGGACCGGAGCCATAGATACGTTCGAAGCCGCGACCTGGGATGCGATCTTCAACGTCAATGCGCGCGGCACTTTCTTTGCCGCCAAATATGGTGCCGCCGCCCTGCGCCGTGCCGGTGGCGGCAGTTTCATCACCACCTCTTCGCTGGCGGGCCTGCGCGGAGCGCCAGGCATGACCGCCTACGCGGCCGCCAAGGGCGCCGTGATCGCCTTCACCACGGCACTTGCCCAGGAGTTGGCGCCGTCCAATATCCGGGTCAACTCGGTGTTGCCGGGCTGGATCGACACGCCGTTCAACAATCCGGCGATCGACCATATGGGTGGGGCGCGGGCGCATGGTGAGATCGTCCAGCGCATTGTGCCGCTCGGCAGGCAAGGCACTCCGGCTGAAGTTGCACCGATGTACACGTTCCTTGCCTCGGAGGAATCACGCTACATTACGGCCAAGTCGATGATGGTCGACGGTGGCATGGCACACTGA
- a CDS encoding cupin domain-containing protein: protein MSKANLLIDDRDVETNELLESRRRLGTKLKLARQTKGLTLKELAKRSQCSESLLSKAENGRALPSLPLIHRLVRVLETNISWLFDENEPDDSPVFRAGTRPVVTLDYRPGDWAGVSVERIIPYKGGHLLQSTIHHIDVGGQSGAAITHEGEETGYILRGQIDLILDGVVHSLKIGDSFCFRSHIPHSYRNTGTEPASILWTCTPPTF from the coding sequence ATGAGCAAAGCGAACTTGTTGATAGACGATCGCGATGTCGAGACGAATGAACTGCTCGAATCGCGGCGGCGCCTCGGCACCAAGCTCAAGCTGGCGCGGCAGACAAAGGGCCTGACGCTGAAGGAATTGGCCAAGCGCAGCCAATGTTCTGAAAGCCTGTTGTCCAAGGCCGAGAACGGCCGCGCCTTGCCGTCCCTGCCGCTCATCCACCGTCTGGTTCGCGTGTTGGAAACAAACATCAGCTGGCTGTTCGATGAGAACGAGCCAGACGACTCTCCTGTCTTTCGCGCCGGTACCCGCCCGGTGGTCACACTCGACTATCGGCCGGGCGACTGGGCCGGCGTTTCGGTGGAACGCATTATCCCCTACAAGGGCGGGCATCTGCTGCAGAGCACCATCCATCACATCGACGTCGGCGGCCAGAGCGGCGCGGCAATCACCCATGAGGGCGAGGAAACCGGCTATATCCTGCGCGGCCAGATCGACCTCATTCTCGACGGAGTCGTCCACAGCCTGAAAATAGGCGACTCGTTCTGTTTCCGCTCGCACATTCCGCATTCCTACCGCAACACCGGCACGGAACCTGCGAGCATCTTGTGGACCTGCACGCCGCCGACTTTCTGA